The Rhodococcus triatomae genome includes a window with the following:
- a CDS encoding DUF4395 domain-containing protein, whose protein sequence is MTTTVTPEQVDVRGPRFAAWVTTAVLVAVLLVAAVSTPAAGILLAAQAVVFAIGAAVGPRNSPYGRLFARFVAPRSGEVTEREPVAPLRFAQLVGFVFAAVGTVAFLLGAGIVGVVAAGFALFAAFLNAAFGFCLGCQIYPLVARLRAA, encoded by the coding sequence ATGACCACCACAGTCACCCCGGAACAGGTCGATGTCCGCGGACCACGCTTCGCGGCCTGGGTCACCACCGCAGTACTGGTCGCCGTTCTTCTCGTCGCCGCCGTCTCCACTCCGGCAGCGGGCATCCTGCTCGCCGCCCAGGCCGTCGTCTTCGCGATCGGCGCCGCGGTCGGCCCGCGCAACAGCCCGTACGGACGACTCTTCGCCCGATTCGTCGCGCCCCGGTCGGGTGAGGTGACCGAGCGCGAGCCCGTGGCGCCGCTGCGGTTCGCCCAGCTCGTCGGCTTCGTCTTCGCCGCTGTCGGCACCGTCGCCTTCCTGCTCGGCGCCGGCATCGTGGGCGTCGTGGCCGCCGGGTTCGCCCTGTTCGCGGCCTTCCTCAACGCCGCCTTCGGATTCTGCCTGGGCTGCCAGATCTACCCGCTCGTCGCGCGCCTGCGCGCCGCGTGA
- a CDS encoding thioredoxin family protein, with translation MTELVLLAVFLGAAVLVGLVIRSRQGRVRTRTDAVPVADDRRRALVEAGVDPAASDPVAGAVVLHFSADWCGPCAAVRRVVQHVLEDLATTPHPPVEVELDIDEYAALAKELGVLSLPTTFILDRDLTERFRVSGVPTADDLRAALAPLSEADQPGA, from the coding sequence ATGACCGAACTGGTTCTCCTCGCGGTATTCCTGGGTGCTGCCGTGCTGGTGGGGCTGGTGATCCGCAGCCGCCAGGGCCGGGTCCGGACCCGGACCGATGCGGTGCCCGTCGCCGACGACCGACGCCGGGCACTCGTCGAGGCCGGCGTCGACCCCGCCGCCTCCGATCCCGTCGCGGGCGCCGTCGTCCTGCACTTCTCGGCCGACTGGTGCGGACCGTGTGCCGCCGTGCGCCGGGTCGTGCAGCACGTGCTCGAAGACCTGGCCACCACACCCCACCCGCCGGTGGAGGTCGAGCTCGACATCGACGAATACGCGGCACTGGCAAAGGAATTGGGAGTACTGTCGTTGCCGACCACTTTCATACTCGATCGGGATCTCACCGAACGCTTCCGTGTGTCCGGCGTCCCGACAGCGGACGACCTGCGCGCAGCCCTGGCACCCCTCTCCGAGGCCGACCAGCCAGGGGCTTGA